The Oncorhynchus nerka isolate Pitt River linkage group LG15, Oner_Uvic_2.0, whole genome shotgun sequence genome contains the following window.
attctaaagtttccaaaactgtcaaaatattgtctgtgagtataacagaactgatattgcaggcgaaaccctgaggaaaatcaaaccaggaagtggcttctattttgaaaactccatgttccatagcctgcctttgctccatttaaagggatatcaaccatatgtcctttcctatcgcttcctcaaggtgtcaacagtctttagacatagtttcaggctattattttgaaaaattagcgagAAAGATAGCAACGCGTCATTGTATGGCCGGGTGCTAGCAGCGCTTTTTATGCGTaacagagtttgggcagccattgcctttccctctccgactgaaaaagacagttgcggttgatatattatcgattatatattttaaaaacaacctgaggattgattataaaaaacgtttgacatgtttctgtggacattatggatactatttggaatttgtctgcgttgtcatgaccgctctttcctgtggatttctgaacattacgcgccaaacaaacagaggtatttggatataaaaataatctttatggaacaaaaggaacatttatcgtgtaactgggagtctcgtgagtgaaaacatccgaagatcatcaaaggtaaacgattaattttattgcttttctgattttcgtgaccaagctacttgatgctaggtgtacataatgtgataaacttacacaaacgcttggattgctttcgctgtaaagcatattttcaaaatctgacacgacaggtggattaacaaaaggctaaactgtgttttgcacttgtgatttcatgatttcatgatatttttagtaatattatttgaatgtggtgctatgcaattcagcggttgttgatgacaattatcccaatAACGGGatggcagccataagaagttaacaaaaagattacctttaaaatggtataatatacatgtatgtttgaggaattttaattatgagatttctgttgttttgaaattGGCGccctgcattttcactggctgttgtcatatcatcccgttaacgggattgcagccctaagaagtgggttaaaatcttcatAGAAGTCACAGAGGGTGAAATGTGACACTTttaattctccatgtggtctatattaaaatgCAATATTGGTGCGCTCTTCTCGTAGAAAGACCCACTCTCTTTTTAAAAAAGTAAACAGACTCTAAAACTGTCCTATTCAAACCAGGTTTGATACTTCTGCCCCATAGCGTTTAGCATACACAAGTCGCTTTTGAGTCAATCACGTTAAGAGGATCTGGATATTAGCTAGCATATCCACTTAAAGCTGTCAAGTTTATAACATGTTACAACTAGACTTCAATCTTTTTCAGATGCTTGTGTGACATTTGGCACCAAGAATGCCAGCAGCAATTGGACTGGTTCTCTCCTGAATTCGTCATCTTCCGTTGTGGAGTTTTGGCAGTAAGTCTATAATTAATGCTGTGTTTTTTCACCACTGCATCTCTCATGATTAGATGCTTGACTACTTACATGAGAAATGAATAAGGTaccatagttttttttttaattaaagagAGTTGTATCATAATGTTTAAATTATTGTTATAAGAATACAATAAACTACAATAGGCTGCAACACATTTACATACAATACATTTTCTTTGGGGATCAAATGTATTGCAGTGTCAACCATTTCTCCTTACAGGCGGCGAGTGCTGCGGATATCAGATGGGATTGAGTCCTTGGGAAGTATTAGATGGGAGCTGGCTCTGTGTCTTCTACTGTCATGGATTGTCTGTTACTTCTGTATCTGGAAAGGAGTGAAGTCTACTGGGAAGGTGAGGGTTATAAGATATTGTAGTCAGATAGTAGTTTCATAATTATGCATCATTCCAATCTCAATCAAATTTAAAATCAgaggtaaaaaacaacaacaaaaaaacagagaaaaAAAACTGTTATTTTCTGTAGCTGTAAAGTTACTTGGTGAGACAATGGGTCCGTCGTTAGTGTGGTAATACCGGTATGTGTGGCTATGTTGTGTTTTCTGTATTGTACTAACCCTGTACTACTAATTCATAGGCAGCGTACGTCACGGCTACCTTCCCCTATGTCATGCTAGTGGTGTTATTTGTCAGAGGAGTGACCCTTCCAGGAGCTGAAGATGGCATCTTCTACTACTTGTATCCCAATACAACACGGCTAGCTGATCCACAGGTATTATCTGTAGTATAATCTGTAGTATAAATCtatgggccagtttcccagacagattaagcctagtcttgGACTAAAAAGATCATAGGAACAGGAGCCTTAGCTCCTTAGCCCCAATCTATCTCCTCAAAGCTGAGTAGCAAGCAGAAAAACATCAAGTCCCATTTTTACACAGCCAGGGATTGAACTCCCAACCTTACAATCTTAGGGAGGACTGTCTAACCACACGGTCATTGAGTTTTAGTCCAGGAGTATGCTTGATCAGTGTCCACGAAACCAGCCCTCTAAGTCTTTCTCTATTCTCACCACATCTTACTGGTATACATTTCCGTTGTGACATGTTCAGTTTATAACTTTAGTTTAAGTCTTCTTTGTCTGTTTGTTCATCAATAAGGTTTGGATGGATGCAGGAACGCAGATATTCTATTCTTACGCCATAGGCCTGGGCTACCTGACTTCTCTTGGAAGCTACAACAAATACAACAACAACTGTTACAAGTGAGTTTTCAACTAGGCTGTGGGTTTAATAAAACATGTGGCACGTTGAAGATCTTGCATAGTTGGCTTATTTAGCAGTGCCATGAGGATCTATAGCCACAAGATTTCTCCAGCCAGTCTGGAGACAGTAAAAAGGCACATCTGGGTAGGTGAGGTTCTGGCTGGAGGAGTAGAACACTTAGATAAGAAAAGCTACACAATCTCATGGCTCTGATGCATTCATTCTAGTCACTGAATAATGTTTCGACAGCAAGCTGCGTACATCAGGGTTTCATCTGGTAAACACTGCAGGTCAAGATCTCTTCAGAGCATATTATAAAAGTTGTCTCCATCAAATACAGTACGCCAGGAGGATTCATGGCACAACATGTCATGTCACAACACTTCCTCAATTGCCATGAATGTTAATCACCTGTATTTACATCTTATTAGACCCTTGCCAATGACAACACTGCATGTTAAAGAGGGTGACTATATCATGTGTTGAAAACGGTTTCGTGCCTTGCAGAGACTCCTTCTACCTGTGCTTGTTGAACAGTGGGACCAGCTTCGTGTCTGGTTTTGCCATCTTCTCCATACTGGGTCATATGGCTCGAGAACAGGGTGTGGACATCTCTGTGGTTGCTGAGTCAGGTGAGGCTCTAAAGGACATTCATCAACAAGGGTGTGACTCCTTATTGTTCTCCTGATCAACCTAAATACTGTCTGACAACATAACTGCACACTTTCCTCATCTGAACTGAATTTTTGTCTACCTCCTCTGGTAAAAGCACTGGCTGTGTTCGAAGTACTGTACATCTTGCCTACTACTTACTAAAacaacatactgtgtactaatcgtactacatactatttagaacATACTGTTTAGTAAAAACGAATGCAGTAAGCAACAAATATCAACATACTAGGCTCATCCTACTGAGAATGTTGCATTTAATGCTCAATTACGTTGATTCCTGACATTCCTTTCATTTTGGTACAGCGCGTCCACTCAGCTGATTGTCAGCTCTTGTCAAACACACGTAGGTCTCGAAAGACGATTCTCTTCCTCAATAGTGTGCAGCAAATTCTACAAGATGAAAAGCCAAAATGAGTATGACGTCCTGGCATTGAAAGCATACTTTTTTGAAAAACGTCACATATatgaaaagttatatttttgcaTTCCCAAAATGCCTACTATTTAGAACGAAAGTACGGGTATTTGGACACAGCCCCTGTCTCACCTCATGGAATCttaatctttttttattttttattattttttacatactATTACACATAACTGAATGTTTCGTTCGATTAATTCAATCAAATTATGTTTGGGTACATATATTCTACAACGTTTTCTTTGTTGCCCTGCTGCAGGTCCTGGCCTGGTGTTCATAGTGTACCCCCAGGCAGTGTCCCTGCTCCCCTGCCCTCAGTTCTGGGCTGTCTGTTTCTTCTCCATGATCATCCTATTGGGAGTGGACAGCCAGGTTAGAGCTCACCACGCCCTCCACCAACACCTCCACCTGGGTTTCTTGTCCCTGCTGTTCTTTCCTCTACTTTCCTCTCCCATGTACAGTACATTGCCCTCTCTCATGTTCCCCAGTTTGTCGGCCTTGAGAGCCTAATGACCTCAGTAACGGACGTCTACCCAAACCTCATCAGAAAAGGCTACCGGAGGgagatgctgctgctgctcatctgctgctgctgctacctggtCGGACTCATCATGGTcacagaggtgagaggtcacagaTGCAGGTCTCCAATACACACCAGCTCGaagactgttgttgttgttgttgtgtgactACCGAGGTGGTTCTCTGATATCTGAACATATAATATCAGGAACATAAATTGAAGCACCTTAGTGAGGTAAGTTAAATAACTTCAAAATAATGGCAATAAAAGGGTGGATCTGGGTAGCACTTTTTTATCCAAGTCCTTTATGGTTGTGTATTACAATAACTATAgtggacaaaaatataaatgcaaaatgcaacaatttcaaggattttactgagttacagtttatataaggaaatcaataaattgaaataaattcattaggccctaaagtatggatttcacaagactgggccggggtgcagccatgggttgGTCAGGGAGGGCATGGGCCCACCcaatggggagccaggcccagccaatcacaaTGAGTttctccccacaaaagggctttattacaaacataaatactcctcagtttcatcagctgtccaggtggctggtctcagacgataccgcaggtgaagaagtcgTATGTCGacgttacacgtggtctgcggttgtgacgctggttggacgtactgtcaaattctctaaaacgacattggatgcggcttatggtagagaaatgaacattcaattctctggcaacagctctggtggacattcctgcagacagtatgccaattgcaagctccgtcaaaacttgagacagctgtggcattgtgttgtgtgacaaaacttcacattttagagtgtccttttattgtccccagcacaaggtgcacctgtataatgatcatactgtttaattagcttcttgatttTCCACACCTGTCACTTTGATGGACTACCTTGGCAAAAGAGAAGTGCTCACTATCagcgatgtaaacaaatttgtgcacaaaatttgagagaaataagctttttgcgcaaatggaaaatgtctgggatcttttatttcagctcatgaaacatgggaccagcactttaaatgttgcttttatatatattttttatgatcaaattaaacaggatgcacctgatctcaatttatattaatttcatacattttagaataaggctgtaacataaaaaatgtcaatgggtctgaatactttctgaacgcactGTGATCTGTAAACATTGATTGTACTCTATATTGAAGCTTCCTTTTGTTTCGCAGGGTGGCCTCTACATCATCCAGCTGTTTGACCATTATGTGTGCAGTGGTGCCACTCTGCTGCTCCTCTCCATATGCCAGTCACTCAGTATTGGATGGATATATGGTAAGAATAGAGAAATTACACAATGTAATCATGGGCAAACACATACATATGCCAATCTAGCTTCCTCGCCAGATTTTCTCTCACTATAAAAAATAATCATAATTGAAAGTCCTGAAAGGGTCATGAGTAcgcactgggcacacactgattgaatcaacgttgtttcaacgtCATTTGTTAACATATTGTGACatggaatcaacgtggaaaatacattggattttttTAAAGTCATCAACCAGTACTGTTTTCATCTCATTTCAACCAGTGTTGTAAACATTTAAAGTATGGTAAAATGTCAACTTAAATACATAGAAATAAcctaactaacaggttattacaTCAATCTAATTTCAACATAATCAACAGAACTATCTATATGTTGAAATTGCATAGAAAATTCCACAAAGAAACCAAAGTATTTTTTATCCTACattcaatatactgtatgtgcaatgttccctctaattgAATATTGTGagaattctgtgcaacttccggcTTGTGTTTCCATGGAaaactgaggctgtacccactttaagttacagttttagaCTGTAGCCAATAGGCTATTGTAGCTATTTGAGCATAATGTAGGTCTATCAGAGTGGCAAATCCTATAGCATTTTCACATGAAATAGCTTTTGGTTTCTATGATATAGCCTACAGCAGCCTATGTGGTGCTCAAAACAGCCTACATTCCATCATGAGACCTTTAAAAACTGTTTTAGATTATGCAGGGCTTGACATCAATTCATGTTTTTTTTACttggtctgtaacaccatgggccaAATAGGTGACTGTAAATAGGTGACTGTAAATAGGTGACTGTAATTATGTGACTGTAATTGTATTGTCTTgcttgatgcaagaaaccacttaaaATTAAGAATGAATTATTATTACCATACAGAGAACAAGACAATGTaggctac
Protein-coding sequences here:
- the slc6a11a gene encoding solute carrier family 6 member 11a — its product is MAASLSAGKHETLPGPVQDTQQSVKERGQWDSKMEFILTVAGAIIGLGNIWRFPYLCYKNGGGAFFIPYILYLVTCGIPLFILETALGQYTSQGGITCWRKICPVFEGMGYAAQVITIYGCMTYIVILAWAFLYLFSSFTVDLPWANCNNAWNTDACVTFGTKNASSNWTGSLLNSSSSVVEFWQRRVLRISDGIESLGSIRWELALCLLLSWIVCYFCIWKGVKSTGKAAYVTATFPYVMLVVLFVRGVTLPGAEDGIFYYLYPNTTRLADPQVWMDAGTQIFYSYAIGLGYLTSLGSYNKYNNNCYKDSFYLCLLNSGTSFVSGFAIFSILGHMAREQGVDISVVAESGPGLVFIVYPQAVSLLPCPQFWAVCFFSMIILLGVDSQFVGLESLMTSVTDVYPNLIRKGYRREMLLLLICCCCYLVGLIMVTEGGLYIIQLFDHYVCSGATLLLLSICQSLSIGWIYGAERFCDNIEDMIGYRPSSLVKYCWLYITPTICTGTFVFSLLKYSPLKFNNTYLYPWWAYWLGWFLAMSSLSLIPITMVYKLYWGKGTFWQRLQTICRPADDLPMMMKEEMVGLYALDHVTDDEKTYSNNL